A portion of the Epinephelus moara isolate mb chromosome 4, YSFRI_EMoa_1.0, whole genome shotgun sequence genome contains these proteins:
- the neurog1 gene encoding neurogenin-1, with amino-acid sequence MDSVYSDIESNSCDFFPHTDDEDSRASLRSASPDSSPLCPARSPEPEQQLQQQKKRRRGRARNEATVQVVKKNRRVKANDRERNRMHNLNDALDTLRGVLPAFPDETKLTKIETLRFAHNYIWALSETIRIADLQAGKTGDAPLLLSSVRLGEAPSPGSDACSWSSSGSSSSSSPSYCASSPGSPAGPEDYSYLQQDALYGFRSFVPGIY; translated from the coding sequence ATGGATTCCGTCTACTCCGACATCGAGAGCAACAGCTGCGACTTCTTCCCGCACACCGACGATGAGGATTCCCGCGCCAGCCTGCGCTCCGCCTCCCCGGACTCCTCTCCGCTGTGCCCGGCGCGCTCCCCGGAGCccgagcagcagctgcagcagcagaagaagcgGCGCCGCGGACGCGCCAGAAACGAAGCCACCGTGCAGGTGGTGAAGAAGAACCGGCGCGTAAAGGCCAACGACCGGGAAAGGAACCGCATGCACAACCTGAACGACGCCCTGGACACGCTGCGTGGCGTCCTGCCGGCCTTCCCGGACGAGACCAAACTCACCAAGATCGAGACTCTGCGCTTTGCGCACAACTACATCTGGGCGCTGTCAGAGACCATCCGCATCGCCGACCTGCAGGCGGGAAAGACCGGCGACgctcctctgctgctgagcTCCGTGCGTCTCGGAGAGGCCCCGAGTCCCGGCAGCGACGCCTGCTCCTGGAGCTCCAGCggctcctcgtcctcctcctccccgtCTTACTGCGCCTCCAGCCCGGGCAGCCCCGCCGGGCCGGAGGACTACAGCTACCTGCAGCAGGACGCTCTGTACGGCTTCCGCAGCTTCGTGCCGGGCATCTACTGA